From a region of the Synechococcus sp. PCC 7502 genome:
- a CDS encoding restriction endonuclease subunit S — MKVSETKTIEEITEVLIDYRGKTPPKTNEGIKLITAKVIKDGRISDGNHEYISEETYSTYMKRGFPKQGDILITTEAPLGEVAQLKTAERIALAQRVILLRGNPKKIDQRYYFQAVKSDFVKAELNARSTGTTVLGIKQAELRKVRIPYYPLPTQRKIASILSGYDDLIENNTRRIKILEEMAQMLYREWFVNFRFPNHENVKMVESELGLIPEGWEVKPITEAIFVNPKTQVPKEGIKPFVPMGCLSNDSMLINDIESRTGNSGSKFKNSDTLFARITPCLENGKTGFVQFLESIDSVAFGSTEFIVLRSKTLCPEYVYLLSRSDSFRDNAIKSMSGATGRQRVREICFNSFMFAHPTQEIIQYFSTLVAPYFSLIYNLNQRNINLQKTRDLLLPKLISGEIDVEKLDIETLEMAA; from the coding sequence ATGAAAGTCTCAGAAACTAAAACTATTGAAGAAATTACAGAGGTGTTAATTGACTACCGAGGCAAGACACCACCAAAGACTAATGAAGGTATTAAGTTAATTACTGCAAAAGTCATAAAAGATGGACGCATATCAGATGGAAACCATGAGTATATTTCTGAAGAAACATATTCAACTTACATGAAAAGAGGATTTCCAAAACAAGGTGATATTTTAATAACTACAGAGGCTCCATTAGGCGAGGTTGCTCAGCTTAAGACTGCTGAACGAATTGCTCTTGCTCAAAGAGTCATTTTGCTCAGAGGTAATCCAAAAAAGATAGACCAAAGATATTATTTTCAGGCTGTAAAGTCCGATTTTGTGAAAGCAGAGCTAAATGCAAGGTCTACAGGAACTACAGTTCTTGGAATCAAGCAAGCCGAACTAAGAAAAGTGAGAATTCCCTACTATCCACTACCAACTCAACGCAAAATTGCCTCTATCCTCTCAGGCTATGATGACCTAATCGAAAACAACACCAGACGCATCAAGATATTAGAAGAAATGGCACAGATGCTCTATCGTGAGTGGTTTGTTAATTTCCGCTTTCCTAATCATGAAAATGTCAAAATGGTTGAGTCTGAGTTGGGGTTAATTCCTGAAGGTTGGGAGGTTAAACCTATTACTGAAGCTATTTTTGTTAATCCTAAAACTCAAGTGCCCAAAGAAGGTATAAAGCCCTTTGTTCCTATGGGTTGTTTGTCGAACGATTCAATGCTTATAAATGATATTGAGTCTCGTACAGGTAATAGCGGCTCAAAATTTAAGAATAGCGATACTTTGTTTGCAAGAATTACACCATGCCTAGAAAATGGTAAGACTGGATTTGTTCAATTCTTAGAATCTATAGATAGTGTTGCATTTGGTTCTACTGAATTTATTGTTCTTCGCTCTAAAACACTTTGTCCTGAATATGTCTATTTACTATCTCGTTCTGATAGTTTTAGAGATAACGCAATCAAAAGTATGTCTGGTGCTACAGGTAGACAAAGGGTAAGAGAAATCTGTTTTAATTCATTTATGTTTGCTCATCCTACACAAGAGATAATTCAATACTTCTCTACTCTAGTGGCTCCTTACTTTTCATTAATTTACAATTTAAACCAAAGAAATATCAATCTCCAGAAAACCCGTGATTTACTATTACCTAAACTCATCTCAGGCGAAATTGATGTAGAAAAACTAGATATTGAAACCTTAGAAATGGCAGCTTAA
- a CDS encoding HsdR family type I site-specific deoxyribonuclease — MPKAPHPDSEEALENAAMLVFEQLGWTSANCFNEVVGATNSTLGRSSKDEVVLVSKLLPSLQRLNPSLPNEALHLATEEIKGSRNSLSLVNANQEIYQLLKSGVKVRYRDENNAETVETVKIIDWNNPLNNDFFLASQFWVTGETYTRRADLIGFVNGIPLVFIELKAHHQKLVNAYYNNLKDYKNTIPQLFWYNSIIILSNGSQSKISSLTAEYSHFSHWKKINNEGEEGVISLDTMIRGVCDPNKLLDYIENFAIFNNSGGTTSKIIAKNHQFLGVNNAIAAVSQISHNQGKLGIFWHSTGSGKSYSMVFFAQKILRKILGNWTFIIITDRDDLDSQIYKNFAYSGAVTEPETDVRADSAEHLKLLLQEDHRYIFTLIQKFRTEKGTTYTKLSDRSNIIVIADEAHRSQYDI; from the coding sequence ATGCCTAAAGCACCTCATCCAGACTCAGAAGAAGCCCTAGAAAATGCTGCAATGCTAGTATTTGAGCAATTAGGCTGGACTAGTGCAAACTGCTTTAATGAGGTTGTAGGAGCTACTAATAGCACTCTAGGCAGAAGTAGCAAAGATGAGGTGGTCTTAGTCTCTAAATTACTACCGTCACTACAGCGATTAAACCCAAGCTTACCCAATGAGGCGTTACACCTTGCTACAGAAGAAATAAAAGGTAGTCGTAATTCCCTAAGTCTAGTCAATGCCAATCAAGAAATTTATCAACTGTTGAAATCAGGGGTAAAGGTTCGCTATAGAGATGAAAATAACGCTGAAACAGTCGAAACTGTCAAAATCATTGACTGGAATAACCCATTAAACAACGATTTCTTCCTAGCTTCTCAATTTTGGGTAACAGGCGAAACTTACACTAGGAGGGCTGACTTAATCGGCTTTGTTAATGGTATCCCGTTAGTATTTATCGAACTCAAAGCACACCATCAAAAGCTAGTAAATGCCTACTACAATAACCTCAAAGACTATAAAAACACAATACCTCAGCTTTTCTGGTACAACTCCATAATTATTCTGTCTAATGGCAGTCAGAGCAAAATCAGCAGTCTAACTGCTGAGTATTCACACTTTAGCCACTGGAAAAAGATAAATAATGAGGGTGAAGAAGGAGTTATCTCACTAGACACCATGATTAGAGGTGTTTGTGACCCAAATAAGCTATTGGACTACATCGAAAACTTTGCCATTTTCAATAATTCAGGTGGTACAACTTCAAAAATCATTGCTAAAAATCATCAATTCTTAGGTGTTAACAATGCAATTGCAGCCGTAAGCCAAATTAGCCACAATCAAGGCAAGTTAGGCATCTTTTGGCATAGCACAGGCAGTGGCAAAAGTTACTCAATGGTATTTTTTGCTCAGAAAATCTTACGCAAAATATTAGGAAACTGGACTTTTATTATCATCACTGACCGAGATGATTTAGACTCGCAAATCTATAAAAACTTTGCTTACTCAGGAGCAGTTACAGAGCCTGAAACCGATGTCAGAGCAGATAGTGCAGAACACCTAAAATTACTACTGCAAGAAGACCATCGCTATATCTTTACACTAATCCAGAAATTCAGAACCGAAAAAGGAACTACTTACACTAAACTATCAGACCGCTCAAACATCATAGTTATCGCTGATGAGGCACATAGAAGCCAATATGATATATAG
- a CDS encoding HEPN domain-containing protein codes for MTTEQQQLLTKAANSIKAAQLLTNEGLNDFAVSRAYYAMFYIAEAFLIGEGLSFSKHSAVISKFGEYFAKTNRVPIEFHRHLIEAEQSRLRADYDASFNTTEIEAIEQIERANLFLTFANQYFN; via the coding sequence ATGACAACTGAGCAACAGCAACTATTAACAAAAGCCGCTAATAGCATCAAAGCTGCTCAACTACTAACCAACGAAGGGTTAAATGATTTTGCAGTATCTCGTGCCTACTATGCCATGTTTTATATAGCAGAAGCATTTTTAATAGGAGAGGGCTTATCTTTTTCTAAACATTCAGCCGTTATCAGCAAATTTGGAGAATACTTTGCTAAAACAAATCGTGTACCCATAGAGTTTCATCGTCACCTTATCGAAGCAGAGCAATCAAGGCTTAGAGCAGATTATGATGCTAGTTTTAATACAACTGAAATAGAAGCCATCGAACAAATTGAGAGAGCAAACCTATTTCTAACCTTTGCAAACCAGTATTTTAACTAG
- a CDS encoding N-6 DNA methylase, giving the protein MIHLAHNRYETGSIDARHLYTQVDRAHREFAPEQIEFLANIVRLYRGEAVEVTSGSRALLYEKFPDNAYVDIAGLCKVASIDEIEAQGWSLNAGRYVGVAEREVDDFIFSERLEELNEELEVLNCEAREIEERISQNIQLLLN; this is encoded by the coding sequence ATCATACATCTTGCTCATAATAGATATGAAACAGGCTCTATAGATGCTAGACACCTTTATACACAAGTTGACCGAGCGCATAGAGAGTTTGCACCAGAGCAAATTGAATTTTTAGCAAATATTGTCAGGTTATATAGGGGTGAAGCCGTTGAAGTGACTAGTGGTAGTAGGGCTTTACTATATGAGAAATTTCCTGATAATGCTTATGTAGATATTGCTGGTTTGTGTAAGGTTGCGTCTATTGATGAAATTGAGGCTCAGGGTTGGAGTTTGAATGCTGGCAGATATGTAGGAGTAGCAGAAAGAGAAGTAGATGATTTTATTTTTTCTGAGAGGTTGGAGGAGTTGAATGAAGAGTTAGAGGTTTTAAACTGTGAGGCAAGAGAGATAGAAGAAAGAATTTCTCAAAATATCCAACTACTTCTTAATTAA
- a CDS encoding nucleotidyltransferase family protein, whose translation MTQQQLSPILQELQLHMKEIYADRLHSLVLFGSQARGEANQDSDIDILVILKDEVDSWTEIKRTGGFIAQLSLENNILINNIFVSAQQFSEQNTALMRNVKREGIPI comes from the coding sequence ATGACACAGCAACAACTATCTCCAATCCTACAAGAACTGCAACTCCACATGAAAGAAATTTATGCAGATAGATTGCATAGCTTAGTTTTATTTGGTTCACAAGCAAGAGGTGAAGCTAACCAAGACTCTGATATTGACATTTTGGTTATCCTTAAAGATGAAGTTGACTCATGGACAGAAATTAAGCGTACAGGTGGATTTATAGCTCAACTAAGCCTTGAAAATAATATTTTGATTAACAATATCTTTGTTTCTGCTCAACAGTTCTCAGAGCAAAATACAGCCCTTATGCGTAATGTTAAGCGAGAGGGCATACCAATATGA
- a CDS encoding transposase, with the protein MLNPYSSSLTDKEWEIIEPLLPKKKQTRPPTWTKRQILDGILYQLKNGCNWRDMPRDLPPFSTVYRYYKEWKDTGTFTAIMEALHSTAREQSKKIKMDNFNHH; encoded by the coding sequence ATGCTAAATCCATACTCAAGTAGCCTAACAGATAAAGAATGGGAAATTATAGAACCATTGCTCCCAAAGAAAAAGCAAACTAGACCGCCAACATGGACAAAAAGACAAATTTTAGACGGCATACTCTACCAACTCAAAAACGGTTGTAATTGGCGAGATATGCCCCGAGACTTACCACCATTCTCTACAGTGTATCGATACTACAAGGAGTGGAAAGATACAGGTACATTTACTGCGATTATGGAAGCTTTGCATTCAACAGCCCGTGAACAGTCAAAAAAAATCAAAATGGACAACTTTAATCATC